One stretch of Gadus macrocephalus chromosome 12, ASM3116895v1 DNA includes these proteins:
- the LOC132469538 gene encoding uncharacterized protein LOC132469538 — protein MEVDQNLIVAVCGRPVLYDTTMVSYRDRNKTERAWVDVAEDIGVPDQPSSESDAEDADAAPAPAPAPAPAPVPAAGPSRVPVPAAPAPRPQGATKRKRAARVPEGDTVHTAILQALQRHNSVPTPTPLSGNEHFVMGLVPSLDRLPPEVLEYVKFQIHKVIFDHSNFTVQLEPI, from the exons atggaggtggatcaaaatctcatcgtcgccgtgtgcggccgtcctgtcctgtacgacaccacgatggtgtcgtacagggacaggaacaaaacagagagggcgtgggtcgacgtggcagaggatattggcgttcctg ACCAACCCAGCAGTGAGTCAGACGCAGAGGACGCTgatgctgctcctgctcctgctcctgctcctgctcctgcccctGTCCCTGCCGCTGGCCCTTCCCGTGTACCTGTCCCTGCTGCCCCTGCCCCAAGACCACAGGGCG cgacgaagaggaagagagcagcCAGGGTACCGGAGGGGGATACTGTCCACACAGCCATCCTCCAGGCCCTGCAGAGGCATAATTCTGTGCCTACCCCTACCCCGCTTTCTGGGAATGAGCACTTTGTCATGGGCCTAGTTCCTTCCCTGGATAGATTGCCACCTGAAGTACTGGAGTACGTTAAATTCCAAATCCATAAAGTCATATTTGACCACTCTAATTTCACCGTTCAATTGGAACCTATTTAA
- the LOC132469572 gene encoding uncharacterized protein LOC132469572, with product MADIGTIAALYLLWESEERRKSKRRRVWVHDILRRRLQLGEFHHLLQELRLDDGRFQRFLATGDSFRTIATSFRVGASTVASIVSDGVTAIWDCLVEEFIAVPTTEDWRLIAQQFEEQWNFPLCCGAIDGKHVVLKAPANSGSQFFNYKGTFSIVLLAVVDADKCFRIIDVGGYGRTSDGGILANSVFGQALRAGDLKLPADRVLSAAAQRGPLPHVFVADEAFPLRTNLRPFPGRILPRERRVFNYRLSRARLVVENAFCILSSQWRIYRRVIEVRPELAERCVKATCVLHNLLRRTAPTAEVRDCLPVGVVLPLPGLGRVAANNAGREAIRIRETFTSYFSAEGTLSWHDTIV from the exons ATGGCTGACATCGGCACCATCGCTGCGCTTTATTTGCTGTGGGAGTCCGAGGAGCGTCGCAAAAGCAAACGCCGTCGTGTTTGGGTGCACGACATCCTCCGGAGACGGCtacagctgggtgagtttcaccacttGCTCCAAGAACTCCGCCTGGATGACGGCCGGTTTCAGCG ATTCCTGGCTACTGGCGATTCGTTCCGGACGATAGCCACCAGCTTCCGGGTCGGGGCCTCCACCGTGGCTTCCATCGTGTCCGATGGGGTGACGGCTATATGggactgcctggtggaggagttcaTAGCTGTGCCCACTACCGAGGACTGGAGGCTGATTGCGCAGCAGTTCGAGGAGCAGTGGAACTTCCCTCTCTGTTGCGGTGCCATCGATGGGAAGCATGTTGTTCTGAAGGCCCCTGCGAACTCCGGTTCGCAGTTCTTCAACTACAAGggaacattttccattgttcTCTTGGCAGTTGTCGACGCAGACAAGTGCTTCCGCATCATCGATGTGGGGGGCTATGGGAGAACCAGTGATGGAGGAATTCTGGCCAACTCGGTGTTTGGTCAGGCCCTCCGAGCTGGCGATCTCAAGCTCCCTGCTGACAGAGTACTGTCAGCGGCTGCGCAGAGAGGACCCCTGCCTCATGTGTTTGTAGCGGACGAGGCCTTTCCGCTACGGACCAACCTCAGGCCATTCCCCGGACGCATCCTCCCCCGAGAGCGGCGCGTCTTTAACTACCGACTGTCCCGGGCTCGGTTGGTGGTTGAGAACGCCTTCTgcatcctctcctcccagtGGCGGATCTACCGGAGGGTCATCGAGGTCCGTCCTGAGCTGGCGGAGAGATGCGTCAAGGCCACCTGTGTGCTCCACAACCTCCTACGCAgaacagcaccaacagcagaagTGAGAGATTGCCTCCCTGTTGGTGTGGTGTTGCCTCTGCCAGGGCTGGGGAGAGTGGCTGCCAACAACGCCGGGAGAGAGGCCATCCGGATCCGCGAGACCTTCACCTCCTACTTCTCTGCAGAAGGGACCCTCTCGTGGCATGACACCATCGTATAG